Proteins co-encoded in one Astyanax mexicanus isolate ESR-SI-001 chromosome 1, AstMex3_surface, whole genome shotgun sequence genomic window:
- the hspa5 gene encoding endoplasmic reticulum chaperone BiP, translating to MKILCLFMLVVGCVYADDDDKKENVGTVVGIDLGTTYSCVGVFKNGRVEIIANDQGNRITPSYVAFTSEGERLIGDAAKNQLTSNPENTVFDAKRLIGRTWGDSSVQQDVKYFPFKVLEKKSKPHIQVDIGAGQLKTFAPEEISAMVLTKMKETAEAYLGKKVTHAVVTVPAYFNDAQRQATKDAGTIAGLNVMRIINEPTAAAIAYGLDKKDGEKNILVFDLGGGTFDVSLLTIDNGVFEVVATNGDTHLGGEDFDQRVMEHFIKLYKKKTGKDVRKDNRAVQKLRREVEKAKRALSSQHQARIEIESFFEGEDFSETLTRAKFEELNMDLFRSTMKPVQKVLEDSDLKKSEINEIVLVGGSTRIPKIQQLVKEFFNGKEPSRGINPDEAVAYGAAVQAGVLSGEEDTGDLVLLDVCPLTLGIETVGGVMTKLIPRNTVVPTKKSQIFSTASDNQPTVTIKVYEGERPLTKDNHLLGTFDLTGIPPAPRGVPQIEVTFEIDVNGILRVTAEDKGTGNKNKITITNDQNRLTPEDIERMVNDAERFADEDKKLKERIDSRNELESYAYSLKNQVGDKEKLGGKLSDEDKEAIEKAVEEKIEWLESHQDADLEEFQAKKKELEEVVQPIISKLYGSAGGPPPEEGEEDQGEKDEL from the exons ATGAAGATCCTCTGCCTGTTCATGCTGGTGGTGGGCTGCGTGTATGCCGACGACGATGATAAAAAGGAAAATGTCGGGACCGTAGTGGGAATTGACCTTGGAACCACCTACTCCTG CGTTGGTGTGTTTAAGAATGGACGTGTTGAGATCATTGCCAATGACCAGGGAAACCGCATCACTCCTTCCTATGTGGCCTTTACAAGTGAGGGTGAACGTCTCATTGGTGATGCTGCCAAGAACCAGCTGACCTCCAACCCTGAGAACACTGTCTTTGATGCCAAGCGGCTGATCGGTCGTACGTGGGGTGACTCCTCTGTGCAGCAGGACGTCAAATACTTTCCCTTCAAG GTTCTTGAGAAGAAGAGCAAACCCCATATTCAGGTTGACATTGGAGCTGGTCAGCTGAAGACCTTTGCCCCTGAGGAGATCTCTGCCATGGTTCTTACCAAGATGAAGGAGACTGCTGAGGCTTACCTGGGAAAGAAG GTTACACATGCTGTGGTCACTGTCCCTGCCTATTTCAATGACGCTCAGCGCCAGGCTACCAAGGATGCTGGCACCATTGCTGGCTTAAACGTGATGAGAATTATTAACGAGCC AACTGCTGCTGCCATTGCTTACGGTCTGGACAAGAAGGACGGCGAGAAGAACATCTTGGTGTTTGACCTCGGTGGCGGTACCTTTGATGTGTCCCTGCTGACCATTGATAACGGTGTGTTTGAGGTGGTGGCCACTAATGGAGACACTCACCTTGGAGGAGAGGACTTCGATCAGCGTGTCATGGAGCACTTCATCAAGCTGTACAAGAAGAAGACTGGAAAGGATGTGCGCAAGGACAACCGTGCTGTGCAGAAGCTGCGTCGTGAGGTTGAGAAAGCCAAGAGAGCCCTGTCCTCTCAGCACCAGGCTCGCATTGAGATCGAGTCCTTCTTTGAGGGTGAAGACTTCTCCGAGACTCTGACCCGTGCCAAGTTTGAGGAGCTCAACATG GATCTGTTCCGTTCCACCATGAAGCCAGTGCAGAAGGTCCTTGAGGATTCTGACctgaaaaagtcagaaatcaatgAAATCGTGCTTGTTGGTGGCTCCACTCGTATTCCCAAGATCCAGCAGCTCGTGAAGGAGTTCTTCAATGGCAAAGAGCCCTCCAGAGGCATCAACCCTGACGAAGCTGTGGCTTATGGAGCTGCTGTGCAGGCTGGAGTGCTGTCTGGAGAGGAAGACACTG GAGATCTTGTGCTTCTGGATGTGTGCCCCCTGACTCTTGGTATTGAGACTGTCGGAGGTGTGATGACCAAGCTGATCCCCAGGAACACTGTTGTGCCAACCAAGAAGTCCCAGATCTTCTCCACAGCTTCTGACAACCAGCCAACCGTCACCATCAAAGTTTATGAAG GTGAGCGTCCTCTGACCAAAGACAACCATCTCCTGGGCACCTTCGATCTGACTGGAATCCCTCCCGCACCCCGTGGCGTTCCTCAGATCGAGGTCACATTCGAGATCGACGTCAACGGCATTCTGCGAGTCACCGCTGAGGACAAGGGCACAGGCAACAAGAACAAGATCACCATCACGAACGACCAGAACCGCCTCACCCCTGAAGATATCGAGCGCATGGTCAACGATGCAGAGCGTTTTGCCGATGAAGACAAGAAGCTGAAGGAGCGCATTGACTCCCGCAACGAGCTGGAGAGCTACGCATACTCCCTGAAGAACCAGGTGGGGGACAAGGAGAAGCTGGGAGGCAAACTCTCCGATGAAGACAAGGAAGCCATTGAGAAGGCTGTGGAAGAGAAGATCGAGTGGCTCGAGTCCCACCAGGACGCCGACCTTGAAGAGTTCCAGGCCAAGAAGAAGGAGCTCGAAGAAGTAGTACAGCCCATCATTAGCAAGCTTTACGGCAGCGCAGGCGGTCCACCACCAGAGGAGGGCGAGGAAGACCAGGGTGAGAAGGACGAGTTGTAG
- the rabepk gene encoding rab9 effector protein with kelch motifs, producing MELLPILSPEDKPQEKQWYCVVPRGAGPGVSVGHTCTYISSPGGKGKVVIVGGANPNGSFSDSYVINLDSHEWDVPEWEGLQARYEHCSFVPETDPESVWVFAGAEQSGNRNCIQVLHTTDSGPWKTVEVKGMPPSPRTYHTSSACVGDRLFVFSGGDTGATPVTDPQVHVFNTGTSTWSQPETTGRPPAPRHGHVIVAVGSRIYVHGGMAGERFHSDLFSLDTETMRWERIKAKGDVPPGTAAHSAVALGKNIYIFGGMTAEGATNSMYKFQSDKQRWTLLRFEGDLPPNRLDHCMCVVPWRERTEAGGEESAGSSAGETKQLCFVFGGMDTQGVIFNDCLVTVIT from the exons ATGGAGCTCCTTCCGATTCTCAGCCCTGAAGACAAGCCTCAGGAAAAGCAATG GTACTGTGTTGTGCCGAGAGGAGCTGGACCTGGGGTCAGTGTGGGTCACACCTGCACCTATATCTCCTCACCTGGAGGGAAAGGAAAGGTGGTGATTGTTGGAGGAGCGAATCCAAACGGCAGCTTTTCGGATTCCTACGTCATAAATCTCG ACAGTCATGAGTGGGACGTGCCGGAGTGGGAGGGTCTGCAGGCGAGGTATGAGCACTGCAGCTTTGTCCCTGAGACTGATCCAGAGAGTGTGTGGGTGTTCGCTGGAGCTGAACAGAGCGGAAACCGCAACTGCATTCAGGTCTTACACACCACAG ACAGTGGCCCATGGAAGACAGTAGAGGTGAAAGGAATGCCGCCCAGTCCCAGAACGTACCACACGAGCTCGGCCTGCGTTGGAGACAGACTGTTCGTGTTCTCTGGTGGAGATACTGGAGCCACGCCCGTTACTGACCCGCAGGTGCACGTCTTCAACACAG gaacCTCTACATGGTCCCAGCCAGAGACCACAGGGAGGCCCCCCGCTCCACGGCACGGTCACGTGATCGTTGCAGTGGGTTCCAGAATCTATGTTCATGGTGGGATGGCAGGAGAGCGCTTCCACAGCGACCTGTTCTCTCTGGATACTG AAACTATGAGGTGGGAGCGGATAAAAGCTAAAGGAGACGTCCCTCCAGGAACAGCGGCACACTCCGCCGTGGCTTTAGGGAAAAACATCTATATCTTTGGAGGAATGACTGCAGAGGGAGCCACCAACTCTATGTACAAGTTTCAGAGTG ATAAACAGCGCTGGACTCTGCTGAGGTTTGAAGGTGACCTTCCTCCGAACCGGCTGGACCATTGCATGTGTGTGGTGCCGTGGAGAGAACGGACAGAAGCTGGAGGAGAAGAAAGTGCAGGAAGTTCTGCAGGAGAAACCAAACAGCTGTGCTTTGTGTTTGGAGGAATGGACACTCAGGGTGTGATATTTAACGACTGTCTGGTCACTGTAATTACATGA